From a region of the Candidatus Eisenbacteria bacterium genome:
- a CDS encoding ZIP family metal transporter, giving the protein MIDFIQQFDPITQALIATLFTYGVTALGASLVFFTKTVNPKLMDSMLGFAAGVMIAASFWSLLAPGIEMAEQLGHISWLTAAIGFMGGGLFMRLTDRLLPHLHLGLDTKEREGIKTSWQRSTLLVLAITLHNIPEGLAVGVAFGAVAAGLSSATIGGAIALAIGIGLQNFPEGAAVSLPLRREGISRTKSFIMGQASGLVEPIAGLCGAAFVLYMQNVLPYALCFAAGAMIFVVVEELIPESQRKEANIDLVTITTMAGFTVMMILDVALG; this is encoded by the coding sequence ATGATCGACTTCATTCAACAATTCGATCCGATTACGCAGGCTCTTATCGCCACGCTCTTTACGTACGGCGTAACCGCGCTGGGCGCATCGCTCGTTTTCTTCACGAAAACGGTCAACCCCAAACTCATGGACTCCATGCTCGGCTTCGCCGCCGGCGTGATGATCGCCGCGAGTTTTTGGTCGCTGCTCGCGCCGGGCATTGAGATGGCGGAACAGCTCGGTCATATTTCTTGGCTGACCGCCGCGATCGGATTCATGGGCGGCGGGCTCTTCATGAGACTGACCGATCGCCTGCTGCCGCATCTTCATTTGGGCCTCGACACAAAAGAGCGCGAGGGAATCAAGACGTCCTGGCAGAGAAGCACTCTGCTGGTGCTGGCGATCACACTTCATAACATCCCCGAAGGGCTCGCGGTCGGGGTCGCCTTCGGGGCGGTGGCCGCCGGTCTTTCTTCCGCCACGATCGGCGGCGCCATCGCGCTCGCGATCGGAATCGGCCTCCAGAATTTCCCGGAAGGAGCGGCCGTCTCTTTGCCGCTGCGAAGAGAAGGAATCAGCCGGACCAAGAGTTTCATCATGGGGCAGGCATCCGGTCTGGTGGAACCGATCGCCGGACTGTGCGGCGCGGCGTTTGTGCTGTATATGCAAAACGTTTTGCCCTACGCCCTCTGTTTCGCCGCCGGAGCGATGATTTTCGTCGTGGTGGAAGAGCTGATCCCGGAATCTCAAAGAAAAGAAGCGAACATCGATCTCGTCACCATAACGACCATGGCGGGCTTTACCGTGATGATGATCCTGGATGTGGCGCTGGGGTGA
- a CDS encoding S8 family serine peptidase, whose product MLRRRSSSFLLIVFLLFVVVGEAAPDASSLPSIEKRESGAENARVIAPGRESATRHAMPAPGLMEGARRSRLTFGSAAGKDARYPAFEDVDMLAAGAESARDAGPVDPATRERLAALTRLTDRDGAASAPDKLSRGGRDLPWTTDRLLADATHMDDAYVSIAASPISGNLYAVFEATDLGGTDRDIHIARSTDGGLNWSVWEMPSFSQDEYHPELAIDTQGYLFVAWIREDGYILRSRTENPDDPTLWSWVKGLNVGETCATTAIDAAWGGSNARVFIAAAWYTINYDLYAYEWTLIWMYSDDGGETVEFDYFLPDGYNDYWPDVAIKNRDVWFINAEQDYYTGEVEILVAADQMDGGFINPMSLSDWTINDCRFPAITNAGDDVFMVFQHDYDDFQGTADGDVVYCVSWDGLANVYGPYDMVADEYESVGPAIYAKDGVVGCLWFDAPPGGDEFYIVARQAGGDGHPDLWGQIEQASEHPYADPVFHNAYGVKDDALLRAAWIDRRDYPTQGLNVYTCERPTEANLAPFVPDGWEAPLVANWIPGEKTNGPLAAGDTNFVSFAFINNGLTDITADFRVRLLLDGDEEAAWVLSGGLPITTYVAVEDHPVFLGAGPHAIGFELDVLAEVDESDETDNVFADTFTTVTGAPSLRFHPDAVTVFLDEPAPARDEALRIAAEAPVERITYMQTIDPRLDAALGKAAARERLPVMIVPAERVDAQALGALLRGASPDDRRDAVRAALHDESRATRALLAPSWDRSVREGHMSEPRERWLLGAFRAEMDAEAIRRLAGSPDVARLWLDDRLSQTFAASASEPADALAAPGVPAPPATTGARALAWHLPKIGADDAWTAGYDGSGILVGHLDTGVAYDHPDLAGQMWNGGASYPHHGWDAADDDNDPYDGDSPDYHGTHTAGLVVGDGTMGTATGAAPGATIMALRCVPGSYDDLVESLEFGFEHGAQLFTFSAGWMQAPEDVREASRHNAEVLQAAGILWIAAAGNGDNVGGHYAAPYDIADPGDCPNPYYGAAGRSGVITVGATTSMNGVYAYSSYGPTEWDFTTAESEYDDYPWPPGLMKPDIAAPGVNVTSTTPPNTYIAYEGTSMATPLVAGACAILLQAAPASMPEEIAEAIETGALDLTASPASPGRDNYTGAGLLDIPASLDGLPTATTEFIYVCNDGALPLVVDTVSWNAAWLTVSPAAGGRVDPGDSLRFACRIEPAGLGYGVHADEALFAGNDPASPRALPVTLVIGDATRVGGSPAPRPPSASLRNTPNPFNPRTVIRFDNPVRGRVRLTLYTASGREVRRLVDGTMDAGSHEAVWDGRDDGGRSLASGVYLARLETAEGETRARKMTLVR is encoded by the coding sequence ATGCTTCGACGCCGTTCCTCATCCTTCCTCCTCATCGTGTTCCTTCTGTTCGTTGTCGTCGGAGAAGCGGCGCCGGACGCATCTTCTCTTCCTTCGATCGAGAAAAGAGAATCCGGTGCCGAAAACGCGCGCGTGATCGCGCCGGGCCGCGAGAGCGCGACGCGCCACGCGATGCCCGCGCCGGGCCTCATGGAAGGAGCGCGCCGCTCGCGGCTCACCTTCGGCTCCGCCGCGGGCAAGGACGCGCGCTATCCCGCGTTCGAGGACGTGGACATGCTCGCCGCCGGCGCGGAGAGCGCCCGCGACGCCGGCCCCGTCGATCCGGCCACGCGCGAGCGCCTCGCCGCGCTTACGCGTCTCACCGATCGCGACGGAGCGGCCTCCGCGCCCGACAAGCTCTCCCGCGGCGGGCGCGATCTCCCCTGGACGACGGACCGCCTCCTCGCCGACGCGACCCACATGGACGACGCCTACGTGTCGATCGCGGCGAGCCCGATCAGCGGCAACCTCTACGCCGTCTTCGAGGCGACCGACCTGGGCGGTACCGACCGGGACATCCACATCGCCCGGAGCACCGACGGCGGCCTCAACTGGAGCGTTTGGGAGATGCCCTCCTTCAGCCAGGACGAGTATCACCCCGAGCTGGCGATCGACACCCAGGGTTATCTCTTCGTCGCATGGATCCGCGAAGACGGCTACATCCTCCGCTCCCGCACCGAGAACCCGGACGACCCGACGCTCTGGTCGTGGGTGAAGGGATTGAACGTCGGCGAGACCTGCGCCACCACCGCCATCGACGCCGCCTGGGGCGGCTCCAACGCGCGCGTCTTCATCGCCGCCGCCTGGTACACCATCAACTACGACCTCTACGCCTACGAGTGGACCCTCATCTGGATGTACAGCGACGACGGCGGCGAGACGGTCGAATTCGACTACTTCCTTCCCGACGGCTACAACGACTACTGGCCGGACGTGGCGATCAAAAACCGCGATGTCTGGTTCATCAACGCCGAGCAGGACTACTACACCGGCGAGGTCGAGATCCTCGTCGCGGCCGACCAGATGGACGGCGGCTTCATTAACCCGATGAGCCTCTCCGACTGGACGATCAACGACTGCCGCTTCCCCGCGATCACCAACGCCGGCGACGACGTCTTCATGGTCTTCCAGCACGACTACGACGACTTTCAGGGAACCGCCGACGGCGACGTGGTCTACTGCGTCTCCTGGGACGGCCTCGCCAACGTCTACGGCCCCTACGACATGGTGGCGGACGAGTACGAGAGCGTCGGCCCGGCGATCTACGCCAAGGACGGCGTGGTCGGCTGCCTCTGGTTCGACGCGCCTCCCGGCGGCGACGAGTTCTACATCGTCGCGCGCCAGGCCGGAGGCGACGGCCACCCGGACCTGTGGGGCCAGATCGAACAAGCCTCCGAACACCCCTACGCCGACCCAGTCTTCCACAACGCTTATGGCGTAAAGGATGACGCCCTTCTCCGCGCCGCCTGGATCGACCGCCGCGACTACCCGACCCAGGGGCTCAACGTGTACACCTGCGAGCGCCCCACCGAGGCGAACCTCGCCCCCTTCGTTCCCGACGGATGGGAAGCGCCGCTCGTCGCCAACTGGATCCCCGGCGAGAAGACGAACGGCCCCCTCGCCGCGGGCGACACCAACTTCGTAAGCTTCGCCTTTATCAACAACGGTCTCACCGACATCACCGCCGACTTCCGCGTGCGCCTCCTCCTGGACGGCGACGAGGAAGCCGCCTGGGTCCTCTCCGGCGGGCTCCCGATCACCACCTACGTCGCCGTCGAGGATCATCCGGTCTTCCTGGGCGCCGGCCCGCACGCGATCGGTTTCGAGCTGGACGTCCTCGCCGAGGTGGACGAGAGCGACGAGACGGACAACGTATTCGCCGACACGTTCACCACCGTGACCGGCGCGCCGTCGCTCCGCTTCCATCCCGATGCGGTGACGGTCTTTTTGGACGAGCCGGCGCCGGCGCGCGACGAGGCGCTCCGCATCGCCGCCGAAGCGCCCGTCGAACGGATCACTTACATGCAAACGATCGACCCGCGCCTCGATGCGGCGCTCGGCAAGGCGGCGGCGCGGGAGCGTCTCCCCGTGATGATCGTCCCCGCCGAGAGGGTCGACGCGCAGGCGCTCGGAGCGCTTCTCCGCGGCGCGTCCCCCGACGACCGCCGCGACGCGGTCCGCGCCGCGCTGCACGACGAATCGCGCGCGACCCGCGCCCTCCTCGCGCCCTCTTGGGACCGCTCCGTCCGGGAAGGGCACATGTCCGAGCCGCGCGAACGATGGCTTCTCGGCGCATTCCGCGCCGAGATGGACGCCGAAGCGATCCGCCGCCTCGCCGGGTCGCCCGACGTGGCCCGCCTCTGGCTCGACGATCGCCTCTCGCAGACCTTCGCCGCTTCCGCCTCGGAACCGGCGGACGCCCTCGCCGCGCCGGGCGTGCCCGCGCCCCCGGCGACGACCGGCGCGCGCGCCCTCGCCTGGCATCTCCCCAAGATCGGCGCCGATGACGCCTGGACGGCCGGCTATGACGGGAGCGGCATTCTCGTCGGGCACCTCGACACCGGCGTCGCCTACGACCACCCGGACCTCGCGGGACAAATGTGGAACGGCGGCGCCTCCTATCCCCATCACGGCTGGGACGCCGCGGACGACGACAACGACCCCTACGACGGCGACTCCCCCGACTACCACGGAACGCACACCGCCGGCCTCGTCGTCGGCGACGGGACGATGGGGACCGCCACCGGCGCCGCGCCGGGCGCGACGATCATGGCGCTCCGCTGCGTTCCCGGCTCCTACGACGATCTGGTCGAGTCGCTGGAGTTCGGCTTCGAGCACGGGGCTCAGCTCTTCACCTTTTCCGCCGGTTGGATGCAAGCGCCGGAAGACGTGCGCGAAGCGAGCCGGCACAACGCCGAGGTTCTCCAGGCCGCGGGCATCCTCTGGATCGCCGCCGCCGGAAACGGCGACAACGTGGGCGGCCACTACGCCGCTCCCTACGACATCGCCGATCCGGGCGACTGCCCCAACCCCTACTACGGCGCGGCGGGGCGCTCCGGCGTGATCACCGTCGGCGCCACGACGTCGATGAACGGCGTCTACGCCTACTCCAGCTACGGCCCGACGGAATGGGACTTCACCACCGCCGAGAGCGAATACGACGACTACCCCTGGCCGCCGGGACTGATGAAGCCGGACATCGCCGCGCCGGGCGTGAACGTGACGAGCACCACGCCGCCGAACACGTACATCGCATACGAAGGCACCAGCATGGCGACTCCCCTCGTGGCGGGCGCCTGCGCGATCCTTCTGCAGGCGGCGCCGGCGTCGATGCCGGAGGAGATCGCCGAGGCGATCGAGACGGGCGCACTCGACCTGACCGCCTCCCCCGCCTCGCCGGGCCGGGACAACTACACCGGCGCGGGACTTCTGGACATCCCCGCCTCGCTGGACGGTCTCCCGACGGCGACGACGGAATTCATTTATGTGTGCAACGACGGGGCGCTCCCCCTCGTGGTGGACACGGTTTCCTGGAACGCCGCGTGGCTCACCGTGAGCCCCGCCGCGGGCGGGCGGGTCGATCCGGGCGATTCCCTCCGTTTCGCCTGCCGGATCGAGCCGGCGGGCCTCGGCTACGGCGTCCACGCCGACGAGGCGCTCTTCGCGGGGAACGATCCCGCTTCGCCGCGCGCGCTCCCGGTTACGCTCGTGATCGGCGACGCCACGCGCGTCGGCGGGTCACCCGCACCGCGGCCGCCGTCCGCGTCTCTTCGAAACACGCCCAACCCCTTCAACCCGCGCACGGTGATCCGCTTCGACAATCCGGTCCGCGGGCGGGTGAGGCTCACGCTCTACACCGCCTCCGGACGGGAGGTCCGCCGCCTCGTCGACGGCACGATGGACGCGGGGAGCCATGAAGCGGTTTGGGACGGCCGGGACGACGGGGGCCGGTCCCTCGCGAGCGGTGTTTATCTCGCCCGCCTCGAAACGGCGGAAGGGGAAACGCGCGCCCGAAAGATGACCCTGGTGAGATAA